From Eptesicus fuscus isolate TK198812 chromosome 22, DD_ASM_mEF_20220401, whole genome shotgun sequence, a single genomic window includes:
- the GPR52 gene encoding G-protein coupled receptor 52, whose translation MNESRWTEWRILNLSSGPVNVSERHSCPLGFGHYSAVDICVFETIVIVLLTFLIIAGNLTVIFVFHCAPLLHHYTTSYFIQTMAYADLFVGVSCLVPTLSLLHYSTGIHESLTCQVFGYIISVLKSVSMACLACISVDRYLAITKPLSYNQLVTPCRLRICIILIWIYSCLIFLPSFFGWGKPGYHGDIFEWCATSWLTSAYFTGFIVCLLYAPAAFVVCFTYFHIFKICRQHTKEIHDRRARFPSNEVDASGETGHSPDRRYAMVLFRITSVFYMLWLPYIIYFLLESSRVLDNPTLSFLTTWLAISNSFCNCVIYSLSNSVFRLGLRRLSETMCTSCMCLKEQDTRDPKPRKRANSCSI comes from the coding sequence ATGAATGAATCCAGGTGGACTGAATGGAGGATCCTAAACCTGAGCAGTGGCCCGGTGAATGTGTCTGAGCGTCACTCCTGCCCGCTAGGATTTGGCCACTACAGTGCAGTGGACATCTGCGTCTTTGAGACAATTGTTATTGTCCTGCTGACATTTCTGATCATTGCTGGGAATTTAACAGTCATCTTTGTCTTTCACTGTGCTCCACTCTTACACCATTATACCACCAGCTACTTCATCCAGACGATGGCATATGCTGATCTTTTCGTTGGAGTTAGCTGCTTGGTTCCTACTCTCTCACTTCTCCACTACTCCACAGGTATCCACGAGTCATTGACTTGCCAGGTTTTTGGATATATTATCTCGGTTCTCAAAAGTGTTTCTATGGCATGTCTTGCTTGCATAAGTGTGGATCGTTATCTTGCAATCACCAAGCCTCTTTCCTACAATCAACTGGTCACCCCTTGTCGGCTGAGAATTTGCATCATTTTAATCTGGATCTACTCCTGCCTAATTTTCTTGCCTTCTTTCTTTGGCTGGGGGAAACCTGGTTACCACGGTGACATTTTTGAATGGTGTGCCACCTCTTGGCTCACCAGTGCCTATTTTACTGGCtttattgtttgtttactttATGCTCCCGCTGCCTTTGTTGTCTGCTTCACTTACTTCCACATTTTCAAAATTTGCCGGCAGCACACCAAAGAGATACATGACCGGAGGGCCCGGTTCCCGAGCAATGAGGTGGATGCCTCTGGAGAGACTGGACACAGCCCCGACCGTCGCTACGCCATGGTCCTGTTTCGGATAACCAGCGTATTTTACATGCTGTGGCTCCCCTAtatcatttactttcttttggaAAGCTCCCGGGTCTTAGACAATCCAACACTGTCCTTCCTAACAACCTGGCTTGCTATAAGTAATAGTTTTTGTAACTGTGTAATATATAGCCTTTCCAACAGTGTTTTCCGGCTAGGCCTCCGAAGGCTGTCCGAGACGATGTGCACATCTTGTATGTGTCTGAAGGAGCAGGACACACGAGACCCCAAGCCCAGGAAACGGGCCAATTCCTGCTCCATTTGA